One genomic region from Chlamydiales bacterium STE3 encodes:
- a CDS encoding 30S ribosomal protein S11 (Product derived from UniProtKB/Swiss-Prot:Q6ME43;Gene name derived from UniProtKB/Swiss-Prot:Q6ME43) yields the protein MTKPTNTQKKPLKPKKRMHHSVPAGVVHVKASFNNTIVTITDPTGRVISWASAGKVNFSGSRKSSAFAATVAAQDAAKIAVSQGMKEVEVNLKGPGAGRESAVRGLQSSGLMISAIRDVTPVPHNGCRPRKRRRV from the coding sequence TTGACTAAGCCGACAAATACTCAAAAAAAGCCGCTTAAGCCAAAGAAAAGGATGCATCATTCTGTGCCTGCAGGTGTAGTGCATGTAAAAGCATCCTTCAATAACACGATTGTAACCATTACAGACCCAACCGGAAGAGTGATTTCGTGGGCATCGGCTGGTAAGGTGAATTTTTCTGGTTCAAGAAAATCATCTGCTTTTGCCGCTACAGTAGCAGCGCAAGATGCAGCAAAGATCGCGGTGAGCCAAGGCATGAAAGAGGTCGAAGTTAATTTAAAAGGGCCCGGAGCTGGGCGTGAGTCAGCTGTTAGAGGTTTGCAAAGTTCAGGATTGATGATTTCAGCGATTCGTGATGTAACACCAGTACCGCATAACGGTTGCCGTCCACGTAAAAGACGTCGCGTTTAG
- a CDS encoding 30S ribosomal protein S13 (Product derived from UniProtKB/Swiss-Prot:Q6ME44;Gene name derived from UniProtKB/Swiss-Prot:Q6ME44): MPRVIGIDIPDNKRLEISLTYIYGLGRRLANELIEKLGLDPNMRAHKLTQDDIARINGLLQTSYVVEGDLRRQIQNNIKRLVSIHSYRGLRHRLGLPVRGQRSRTNSRTRKGKRKTVANKKK; the protein is encoded by the coding sequence ATGCCTAGAGTTATCGGCATCGACATACCAGATAATAAAAGATTAGAGATAAGCTTAACGTACATTTATGGTCTTGGTCGTCGTTTAGCCAACGAGTTGATTGAGAAACTTGGACTAGATCCAAATATGAGAGCTCACAAGCTAACGCAAGACGATATTGCACGCATCAATGGACTGTTACAGACGAGCTATGTGGTTGAAGGTGACTTGCGCCGTCAAATTCAAAATAACATCAAACGTTTAGTGAGTATTCACTCATACAGAGGACTTCGTCATAGATTAGGTCTTCCAGTAAGGGGACAAAGGTCAAGAACAAACTCACGTACCCGTAAAGGTAAGCGTAAAACGGTAGCGAACAAGAAAAAGTAA
- a CDS encoding Protein translocase subunit SecY (Product derived from UniProtKB/Swiss-Prot:P28539;Gene name derived from UniProtKB/Swiss-Prot:P28539), translated as MLSALQKVFNIPELRAKIYFTLLMLVVCRIGGFIPVPGINGEIALSYFRQATGGSQNLFQMVDIFSGGAFSQMTVIALGVVPYISASIIMQLVTALWPELQREMRENQEQGKRKLNRYTRILTIGLAFLQSAMYARYALQMNLARPGIIAGELLDVKAFGLPILFYLIFIFTMTTGTVFLMWLGEQITERGIGNGMSLIISLGIVSSLPTAMGMILQQLNLDSQQPGQMNFASVVVLIGVFIAVTLATILIIQGHRRIPLQYARRVVGRREMQGGTSYIPLKVNYAGVIPVIFASSLLLFPATIGGFIGRGNVIGEITSWLSPGTSLYITLYVLLIIFFTYFWTATQFRPDQIASDMKKNGAFIPGVRQGKPTQDYLESTMNRVTLLGAILLALIAILPTMIGRFLGVPQTISYFFGGTALLILVGVVLDTMKQIESHLLMKRYDGFMKRGRVRGRE; from the coding sequence ATGCTAAGCGCGCTGCAGAAAGTTTTCAATATACCTGAACTTCGAGCAAAAATTTATTTTACGCTTCTTATGCTGGTTGTTTGCCGTATAGGAGGCTTTATTCCTGTTCCTGGTATTAATGGAGAAATAGCTTTAAGCTATTTTAGACAGGCTACTGGTGGAAGTCAAAATCTATTCCAGATGGTGGATATCTTCTCTGGAGGAGCATTCTCCCAAATGACAGTGATTGCGCTGGGGGTTGTTCCTTACATTTCTGCATCGATCATTATGCAGTTAGTTACAGCTCTTTGGCCTGAATTGCAAAGGGAAATGAGAGAGAACCAAGAGCAAGGAAAAAGAAAGCTCAACCGCTATACTAGAATTCTTACAATTGGCTTAGCTTTTTTACAATCTGCAATGTATGCACGTTATGCCTTGCAGATGAACTTAGCAAGACCTGGAATCATTGCCGGTGAACTTTTAGATGTAAAGGCTTTTGGTCTTCCCATTCTATTTTATCTCATTTTCATTTTCACAATGACCACTGGAACGGTTTTTCTAATGTGGCTTGGTGAACAGATTACTGAGAGAGGAATTGGAAACGGGATGAGCTTAATTATCAGTTTAGGTATCGTTTCTTCACTGCCTACAGCAATGGGCATGATTTTACAACAGCTCAATTTGGACTCTCAACAACCAGGGCAAATGAATTTTGCCTCTGTAGTTGTTTTGATTGGGGTCTTTATTGCTGTTACGCTAGCAACTATTTTGATTATTCAAGGTCATAGACGAATACCCTTACAGTATGCAAGACGCGTAGTGGGGCGTCGCGAAATGCAAGGTGGAACATCTTATATTCCCCTTAAAGTGAATTACGCAGGGGTGATCCCGGTTATTTTTGCCTCCTCGCTGCTCCTCTTTCCTGCCACAATAGGCGGCTTTATAGGGAGAGGGAATGTCATTGGAGAGATTACTAGCTGGCTATCTCCTGGGACATCATTGTATATAACCCTTTATGTGTTGCTCATTATCTTTTTTACATATTTTTGGACAGCTACTCAGTTTAGACCTGATCAAATTGCCTCAGATATGAAAAAGAATGGCGCTTTTATTCCTGGTGTTCGCCAGGGTAAGCCAACACAGGATTACTTAGAGTCCACAATGAATCGGGTAACCTTATTAGGTGCGATACTCTTAGCTTTAATTGCTATTCTGCCTACAATGATTGGCCGTTTTCTTGGAGTGCCCCAAACGATTAGTTATTTCTTTGGCGGTACGGCCTTGCTTATCTTGGTTGGGGTTGTGCTTGACACAATGAAGCAAATAGAATCCCATCTGTTGATGAAGCGTTACGATGGCTTCATGAAGAGGGGCCGGGTTAGAGGACGTGAATAA
- a CDS encoding 50S ribosomal protein L15 (Product derived from UniProtKB/Swiss-Prot:Q6ME46;Gene name derived from UniProtKB/Swiss-Prot:Q6ME46), which yields MITLSNLNNPTLKRKKKKRVGRGIGSGLGKTCGRGEKGAGARSGYKRRHGYEGGQMRLFMKLPTRGFSNARFSRPLHTINLADIERAFDEGDAVNLETLAMRGFISGTTYGVKLLGNGTLTKKVTIEVDEISQGAREKLELAKIEFTVLE from the coding sequence ATGATTACCTTATCAAACCTCAATAATCCAACATTAAAAAGAAAGAAAAAGAAAAGAGTAGGGCGTGGAATAGGTTCAGGCCTTGGTAAAACATGTGGTCGCGGCGAGAAAGGTGCAGGAGCGCGTTCTGGCTACAAAAGACGCCATGGTTACGAGGGTGGACAGATGAGACTGTTCATGAAATTGCCAACACGTGGCTTTAGTAATGCACGTTTTAGTCGTCCTTTACACACTATCAACCTAGCAGATATTGAAAGAGCATTTGATGAAGGCGATGCCGTTAATCTAGAAACTCTTGCAATGCGTGGTTTTATTAGTGGTACAACATACGGAGTTAAGTTGCTTGGCAATGGAACTCTAACTAAAAAAGTGACAATCGAAGTCGACGAAATTTCACAAGGGGCAAGAGAAAAACTCGAGCTGGCAAAGATTGAATTTACTGTCTTAGAATAA
- a CDS encoding 30S ribosomal protein S5 (Product derived from UniProtKB/Swiss-Prot:Q6ME47;Gene name derived from UniProtKB/Swiss-Prot:Q6ME47), whose product MTKQNDTPRKDKGDSEINEKVLYVNRCAKVVKGGRKFSFSALVLVGDGKGKVGYGFAKANELTDAIRKGGEAGRKHMRSYPLEDTTIPHEVIVHWDGAKVLLKPAPKGAGVIAGSQVRAVLEMAGVKDVMAKSLGANNPLNQVKAVFKALSKLMTKEQIRNMRGL is encoded by the coding sequence ATGACCAAACAAAATGATACTCCTAGAAAAGATAAAGGCGATAGCGAAATCAACGAAAAAGTCCTTTATGTTAACCGATGCGCAAAAGTTGTTAAGGGTGGCCGCAAATTTAGCTTTTCTGCTCTTGTTCTTGTGGGCGATGGCAAAGGCAAAGTTGGCTATGGGTTTGCTAAAGCAAATGAATTAACAGATGCTATCCGTAAAGGTGGTGAAGCGGGGCGAAAGCACATGCGTAGCTATCCTTTAGAAGACACAACAATTCCTCATGAAGTGATTGTTCACTGGGACGGAGCAAAGGTGCTTTTGAAGCCTGCTCCTAAAGGGGCTGGTGTTATTGCTGGTTCACAGGTGCGCGCTGTCCTCGAAATGGCCGGTGTTAAAGATGTTATGGCTAAAAGCTTGGGCGCAAACAATCCGTTAAACCAGGTAAAAGCTGTATTTAAAGCATTATCTAAGCTCATGACAAAAGAACAGATTAGAAATATGAGAGGTCTATAA
- a CDS encoding 50S ribosomal protein L18 (Product derived from UniProtKB/Swiss-Prot:Q6ME48;Gene name derived from UniProtKB/Swiss-Prot:Q6ME48) gives MLSELVNKHRLRQRRKMRVRKALRGTSTKPRLCVIKSNKHIQAQLIDDDKGVTLASVATYSKEFRNTEFAKKSKASAKVLGEKIASKAIELGCKEIVFDRGPFKYHGVLAELANGAREAGLKF, from the coding sequence ATGTTAAGTGAATTAGTAAATAAACATCGCTTGCGTCAAAGACGTAAAATGCGTGTTAGAAAAGCTTTAAGAGGAACCTCTACTAAGCCTAGGCTTTGTGTTATTAAATCTAATAAGCACATTCAAGCTCAGCTTATCGACGACGATAAAGGTGTTACTCTAGCAAGTGTTGCAACTTATTCTAAGGAATTTAGAAATACAGAATTTGCTAAGAAATCAAAGGCTTCTGCTAAAGTTCTTGGCGAAAAAATTGCTTCTAAAGCAATTGAGTTGGGTTGTAAAGAAATTGTATTTGATAGAGGACCGTTTAAATACCATGGCGTATTAGCTGAATTGGCAAATGGCGCACGCGAAGCTGGCCTCAAGTTTTAA
- a CDS encoding 50S ribosomal protein L6 (Product derived from UniProtKB/Swiss-Prot:Q6ME49;Gene name derived from UniProtKB/Swiss-Prot:Q6ME49): MSRIGKQPIPVPKNVEVKVSGTNVSVSGPKGSLNHEIISGVEVKVHDGAVDVMLPEGKEDMGNFHGLYRAIINNMVVGVVQGFERKLEMIGVGYRASVQGPLLDLQVGFSHPTKLPIPEGLQVKVDKNTVITISGIDKQKVGQFAATIRAIRPPEPYQGKGIRYSGEYVRKKAGKAAAKK, translated from the coding sequence ATGTCACGTATAGGTAAACAGCCCATTCCAGTACCAAAGAATGTGGAAGTTAAAGTTTCTGGTACTAATGTATCGGTGAGCGGTCCAAAGGGATCATTAAATCATGAGATTATTTCCGGCGTAGAAGTAAAAGTTCACGATGGCGCAGTTGATGTTATGCTTCCGGAAGGTAAAGAAGATATGGGAAATTTTCATGGGCTTTATCGTGCAATCATCAACAACATGGTTGTAGGTGTAGTGCAAGGGTTCGAGAGAAAGTTAGAAATGATAGGAGTTGGTTACCGTGCCTCAGTGCAAGGTCCATTGCTTGACTTACAGGTTGGTTTCTCGCATCCCACAAAGCTTCCGATTCCAGAGGGACTTCAAGTAAAAGTTGATAAAAACACTGTTATTACTATTTCTGGGATTGACAAGCAAAAAGTTGGCCAGTTTGCTGCAACTATCAGAGCTATTAGACCACCTGAACCCTATCAAGGAAAGGGCATTAGATATTCAGGTGAATATGTACGCAAGAAGGCAGGAAAAGCTGCTGCTAAGAAATAA
- a CDS encoding 30S ribosomal protein S8 (Product derived from UniProtKB/Swiss-Prot:Q6ME50;Gene name derived from UniProtKB/Swiss-Prot:Q6ME50), giving the protein MAVSDPIADFLTRIRNASRSQHRYVDVSWSKMKQYIAEILKNRGFIENYLVKVDDHRGTMRLFLKYTQGRKEVIQGLKRVSRPGLRKYVRSEEIPNFFGGKGLSIVSTSQGVIPGSEAKSRKIGGELICLVW; this is encoded by the coding sequence ATGGCAGTTAGTGACCCAATAGCCGATTTCCTCACAAGGATACGTAACGCTAGCAGATCTCAGCATCGCTATGTTGACGTAAGTTGGAGTAAAATGAAGCAATATATTGCTGAAATCCTCAAAAATAGAGGATTTATCGAAAATTATTTAGTAAAAGTCGATGATCATCGCGGAACGATGCGGTTATTTTTAAAATACACGCAAGGTAGAAAGGAAGTGATTCAGGGACTGAAACGTGTTTCTAGACCAGGACTACGCAAATATGTCAGATCTGAAGAGATCCCCAATTTCTTTGGTGGGAAGGGACTTTCAATTGTTTCAACTTCTCAGGGCGTAATTCCTGGTAGTGAAGCAAAAAGTAGAAAGATTGGCGGCGAATTAATCTGCCTAGTTTGGTAA
- a CDS encoding 50S ribosomal protein L5 (Product derived from UniProtKB/Swiss-Prot:Q6ME51;Gene name derived from UniProtKB/Swiss-Prot:Q6ME51): MNNMSRLKKRYQTEVKQALNQKFKYANPMIVPALEKVVINMGIAEASKDKNSIQDCIRDITALSGQKPIVTRARKAISNFKLREGQPIGIKVTLRGKRMYDFIDRFFNIVCPRIRDFRGFPEKCDGKGNYSLGLDDQQVFPEINLDEVKRSQGMNISFVTSAQTDEECVELLRMLGLPFKNLPVTVAA, from the coding sequence TTGAATAATATGTCTAGATTGAAGAAAAGATACCAAACTGAAGTCAAGCAAGCACTTAATCAAAAGTTTAAGTACGCAAATCCAATGATAGTTCCTGCCTTAGAAAAGGTCGTGATTAATATGGGTATTGCAGAAGCTTCTAAGGACAAAAACTCAATACAAGATTGTATTCGAGACATTACGGCGTTATCCGGGCAGAAGCCAATTGTCACACGTGCAAGAAAGGCGATTTCTAATTTTAAACTTCGTGAAGGGCAACCAATCGGGATTAAAGTTACCTTAAGGGGCAAGCGGATGTATGATTTTATTGATCGCTTCTTCAATATTGTATGTCCACGCATTAGAGACTTTAGAGGCTTTCCTGAAAAATGTGATGGAAAAGGAAACTATTCATTAGGATTGGATGATCAGCAGGTATTTCCAGAAATCAATTTGGATGAAGTAAAACGAAGCCAAGGTATGAATATTAGTTTTGTGACATCTGCACAAACAGATGAAGAATGTGTTGAGCTTCTTAGGATGCTTGGTCTTCCATTTAAAAATTTACCAGTAACGGTTGCAGCATAA
- a CDS encoding 50S ribosomal protein L24 (Product derived from UniProtKB/Swiss-Prot:Q6ME52;Gene name derived from UniProtKB/Swiss-Prot:Q6ME52): protein MDKKQKKQPKRIRKDDTVVVIAGNSRGQTGKVLKTSGDKVYVQGVNLGKKHVKATRTSKGAILEIERPIHVSNLKVMVGEKAVKLKTRVNEEGVKELYYKAGEENIAYRTLNRS from the coding sequence ATGGATAAAAAACAAAAAAAACAGCCGAAAAGAATACGCAAAGATGATACAGTAGTTGTCATTGCTGGTAACTCAAGAGGACAAACTGGTAAAGTCTTAAAAACTTCTGGCGATAAAGTTTATGTCCAAGGCGTCAATCTTGGAAAAAAACATGTTAAGGCTACACGTACTTCGAAAGGTGCCATTTTAGAAATCGAAAGACCCATTCATGTCTCTAATCTGAAAGTTATGGTCGGAGAGAAAGCGGTTAAACTAAAAACTAGAGTAAATGAAGAAGGCGTAAAAGAGCTTTATTATAAGGCCGGTGAAGAGAACATCGCTTATAGAACTCTGAACCGTTCGTAA
- a CDS encoding 50S ribosomal protein L14 (Product derived from UniProtKB/Swiss-Prot:Q9PJM4;Gene name derived from UniProtKB/Swiss-Prot:Q9PJM4) — MIQQETELEVADNSGAKRVKCIKVLGGTRRRYAKVGDIIICSVREALPGAAVNKGDVVRAVIVRTRSPIRRQDGTKTSFDSNSCVLIDDKSNPKGTRIFGPIAREVRDRDFLKIASMAIEVV; from the coding sequence ATGATTCAACAAGAAACAGAGTTAGAAGTCGCGGACAACTCCGGCGCTAAGCGAGTAAAGTGTATTAAAGTACTCGGGGGAACTAGAAGGCGTTATGCAAAAGTTGGCGATATTATTATCTGCTCAGTAAGAGAAGCGCTTCCTGGTGCAGCTGTGAATAAGGGTGATGTTGTTCGGGCGGTGATTGTAAGAACGCGCTCGCCAATAAGACGTCAAGATGGAACTAAGACAAGCTTTGATTCAAACAGCTGTGTTCTAATAGACGATAAAAGTAATCCAAAAGGAACACGTATTTTTGGACCCATTGCTCGTGAAGTGCGTGACAGAGATTTTTTAAAAATAGCTTCAATGGCTATTGAAGTCGTTTAA
- a CDS encoding 30S ribosomal protein S17 (Product derived from UniProtKB/Swiss-Prot:Q6ME54;Gene name derived from UniProtKB/Swiss-Prot:Q6ME54) has product MLMTQERQNSRKIKTGIVVSNKMQKTVVVKVERTIRHPRYEKVVTRAKKYYAHNESTPLNVGDKVKIMETRPLSKLKRWRVVA; this is encoded by the coding sequence ATGCTTATGACGCAAGAAAGGCAAAACAGCCGAAAAATTAAAACGGGAATAGTTGTTTCCAACAAAATGCAAAAAACCGTTGTGGTTAAAGTGGAAAGAACAATTAGGCATCCTCGCTATGAAAAAGTAGTGACAAGAGCCAAAAAATATTATGCCCATAATGAATCAACACCACTTAATGTCGGTGATAAAGTGAAAATTATGGAAACGAGACCCCTCTCAAAGCTAAAGCGTTGGCGAGTGGTGGCTTAA
- a CDS encoding 50S ribosomal protein L29 (Product derived from UniProtKB/Swiss-Prot:Q6ME55;Gene name derived from UniProtKB/Swiss-Prot:Q6ME55): MKGNELRDQSVQELQALLGDKKAGLFELKNKLQREKKADKPHELNNLKKDIARIHTILREKELAS, from the coding sequence ATGAAAGGTAATGAACTAAGAGATCAATCAGTTCAAGAACTTCAAGCTCTTCTTGGAGACAAAAAAGCTGGACTTTTTGAACTTAAGAATAAATTACAACGTGAAAAAAAAGCTGACAAGCCTCACGAGCTAAATAATCTCAAAAAAGATATAGCCAGGATTCATACAATTTTAAGAGAAAAAGAATTAGCAAGCTGA
- a CDS encoding 50S ribosomal protein L16 (Product derived from UniProtKB/Swiss-Prot:Q6ME56;Gene name derived from UniProtKB/Swiss-Prot:Q6ME56), whose protein sequence is MALMPKRTKHRKVQKGHFAGISRAGNFVHFGEFGMQVLERGWITNQQIEACRVAINRFFQRRGKVWIRIFPDKPVTKKPAEVRMGKGKGAVDHWVAVVRPGKVLFEVGNVPREIAQSALRRAAAKLGLKTRFVERVEQV, encoded by the coding sequence ATGGCTTTGATGCCCAAACGAACAAAACATCGCAAAGTGCAAAAAGGGCATTTTGCAGGGATTAGCAGAGCAGGAAACTTCGTCCATTTTGGTGAATTTGGAATGCAAGTGCTCGAAAGAGGCTGGATTACTAATCAACAAATCGAAGCCTGTAGGGTAGCGATTAATCGTTTTTTCCAACGTCGTGGTAAGGTATGGATTCGTATTTTCCCAGATAAGCCGGTTACAAAAAAACCTGCTGAAGTGCGTATGGGTAAAGGAAAAGGCGCAGTAGATCACTGGGTTGCAGTTGTGCGTCCAGGAAAAGTTTTATTTGAAGTTGGCAACGTTCCAAGAGAGATTGCTCAAAGTGCTTTAAGAAGAGCGGCAGCGAAGCTTGGCTTAAAGACACGTTTTGTTGAACGCGTGGAACAAGTGTGA
- a CDS encoding 30S ribosomal protein S3 (Product derived from UniProtKB/Swiss-Prot:Q6ME57;Gene name derived from UniProtKB/Swiss-Prot:Q6ME57), translated as MGQKTNPVGFRLVKRKNWSSKWYANKKEFGDMVQEDHLIRQYLIKKPVCQGTSQIKIRRMSEKVEVVICTARPGLVIGKKGAEIDTLKAELSKLTGKEVWIEVEEIKRPDLDAQIVADAISKQLERRIPFRRAMKKAMQSTMEAGALGIKIQVSGRLGGAEIARTEWYKEGSTPLHTLRADIDYAESRAETTYGTIGVKVWINRGEQQQMKEAM; from the coding sequence ATGGGACAAAAAACTAATCCTGTTGGCTTTCGTTTAGTAAAAAGGAAAAACTGGAGCTCTAAATGGTATGCCAATAAAAAAGAGTTTGGCGACATGGTGCAGGAAGACCATTTGATTCGACAGTACTTGATCAAAAAGCCTGTGTGCCAAGGGACATCGCAGATTAAAATTAGAAGGATGAGTGAAAAAGTCGAAGTTGTGATTTGCACAGCTAGACCAGGCCTTGTCATCGGTAAAAAAGGTGCAGAAATCGATACTTTAAAAGCGGAATTGTCAAAATTAACTGGCAAGGAAGTATGGATTGAAGTTGAAGAAATCAAACGCCCCGATCTGGATGCTCAAATTGTAGCAGATGCTATTTCAAAACAGCTAGAAAGAAGAATTCCATTTAGACGTGCTATGAAAAAAGCAATGCAATCAACAATGGAAGCGGGTGCTCTTGGAATTAAGATTCAAGTCTCTGGACGCTTAGGTGGTGCTGAAATTGCAAGAACTGAATGGTACAAGGAAGGCAGCACACCTTTACATACATTACGTGCCGATATAGATTATGCGGAATCACGCGCTGAAACGACCTATGGAACCATTGGTGTTAAAGTGTGGATTAACCGTGGTGAACAACAACAGATGAAGGAGGCAATGTAA
- a CDS encoding 50S ribosomal protein L22 (Product derived from UniProtKB/Swiss-Prot:Q6ME58;Gene name derived from UniProtKB/Swiss-Prot:Q6ME58) yields the protein MDSAKAISKYIRISPRKARLAADLIRGLSIAEASFQLAHCQLKAGGLLKKTLESAVANAETQLELRRENLVVAEVRVDAGPVFKRAKPKNKGGRHPIMKRTSHFTIKVKEA from the coding sequence ATGGATAGTGCAAAAGCGATAAGCAAATATATTAGAATAAGTCCCCGTAAAGCGCGCTTAGCGGCAGACTTAATTCGCGGCTTAAGTATAGCAGAAGCATCATTTCAGCTAGCTCATTGTCAATTAAAAGCTGGTGGATTGCTTAAAAAAACTTTAGAAAGTGCAGTAGCAAATGCTGAAACTCAGCTAGAGTTAAGAAGAGAAAATTTAGTTGTGGCAGAAGTACGCGTTGATGCTGGCCCTGTATTTAAACGTGCAAAACCTAAAAACAAAGGCGGACGCCATCCGATTATGAAAAGAACAAGTCATTTTACTATAAAAGTTAAGGAAGCATAG
- a CDS encoding 30S ribosomal protein S19 (Product derived from UniProtKB/Swiss-Prot:Q6ME59;Gene name derived from UniProtKB/Swiss-Prot:Q6ME59) has product MARSLKKGPFIAHHLLKKVNAQNTEGNKKPIKTWSRNSMIIPEMVGHTFEVHNGRKFLSVFVTESMVGHRLGEFSPTRTFKGHPIKK; this is encoded by the coding sequence ATGGCAAGATCCTTAAAAAAAGGTCCCTTTATTGCGCATCATCTCCTTAAAAAAGTGAATGCTCAAAATACAGAAGGTAACAAGAAGCCAATTAAGACATGGTCAAGAAATTCAATGATTATTCCTGAGATGGTCGGACATACATTTGAAGTCCACAATGGAAGGAAATTTTTATCAGTGTTTGTAACTGAGAGCATGGTTGGGCATCGGTTAGGGGAGTTTTCTCCAACACGAACATTTAAGGGACATCCCATTAAGAAATAA
- a CDS encoding 50S ribosomal protein L2 (Product derived from UniProtKB/Swiss-Prot:Q6ME60;Gene name derived from UniProtKB/Swiss-Prot:Q6ME60): MLKKYRPITPGTRQLILPKNELLTRASEDSKATVKPTKSLLISKRRTNGRNNKGHITCRHKGGGHKRHYRVIDFKRDKLDIPAKVASIEYDPNRSAYIALLNYADGEKRYILAPHGLKKGDTVQTSEEPPFSVGCCMKLKHMPLGSTVCNIELYPGKGGKLVRSAGLSAQLMGRSNGYATMRMPSGEMRLINEDCRATFGAVSNSEHNLRVEGKAGRKRWKGIRPTVRGTAMNPVDHPHGGGEGKHKGNIPQTPWALFTRGLRTRSLKKSNKFIVKDRRKK; encoded by the coding sequence ATGTTAAAAAAATATCGTCCTATTACACCGGGAACAAGACAGCTAATTTTACCTAAAAATGAGCTGCTCACACGTGCCTCAGAAGACTCAAAAGCGACTGTTAAGCCAACTAAGTCTTTGCTGATCTCTAAGAGACGCACAAACGGTAGAAACAACAAAGGTCACATTACTTGCCGTCACAAAGGTGGTGGGCATAAACGCCATTATCGAGTCATTGATTTTAAACGTGATAAACTTGATATCCCAGCAAAAGTTGCTTCAATTGAATACGATCCGAATCGCTCAGCTTACATTGCATTGTTAAACTATGCTGATGGAGAAAAAAGATATATTCTAGCTCCACATGGATTAAAGAAGGGTGACACGGTGCAAACAAGTGAAGAGCCACCCTTCTCTGTTGGCTGTTGCATGAAATTAAAGCATATGCCGCTTGGTTCAACAGTTTGCAATATTGAGCTGTATCCTGGTAAAGGTGGTAAGCTTGTTCGCTCTGCAGGACTTTCTGCTCAGTTAATGGGAAGAAGCAATGGCTATGCGACAATGCGTATGCCATCAGGCGAAATGCGTTTAATTAATGAAGATTGCAGAGCCACATTTGGCGCTGTCTCTAATTCAGAGCATAACTTGAGAGTAGAAGGTAAAGCTGGCAGAAAGCGCTGGAAGGGTATCCGTCCAACTGTGCGTGGTACAGCTATGAACCCTGTTGATCACCCCCATGGTGGTGGCGAAGGTAAGCATAAAGGTAATATCCCACAGACTCCTTGGGCTCTCTTTACTCGTGGTCTTAGAACAAGATCTCTTAAGAAATCGAATAAATTCATTGTAAAAGATCGAAGGAAGAAGTAA